The following are encoded together in the Lathyrus oleraceus cultivar Zhongwan6 chromosome 3, CAAS_Psat_ZW6_1.0, whole genome shotgun sequence genome:
- the LOC127126337 gene encoding AP2-like ethylene-responsive transcription factor At2g41710 isoform X2, with translation MASSSSDPGKSAETSEALAAANDQLLLYRGLKKAKKERGCTAKERISKMPPCAAGKRSSIYRGVTRHRWTGRYEAHLWDKSTWNQNQNKKGKQVYLGAYDDEEAAARAYDLAALKYWGPGTLINFPVTDYTRDLEEMQNVSREEYLASLRRKSSGFSRGLAKYRGLSSRWDPSYGRMTGSDYLSSMHYGDDSAAESEYVSGFCIERKFDLTNHIKWWGSNKNRQPDAGTKHGFAVDIYSELKTLEQKVQPTEPYKMPELGRLHNEKKHKSSSISALSILSQSAAYKSMQEKAAKRQENSIDNDENENKNIVNELDRGKAVEKPSNHDSGNDRLDIAMGMSGALSLQRNVYPLMPFLSAPLLTAYNTVDPLVDPVLWTSLIPMLPAGLSRTAEVTKTETDSTYTMFQSEE, from the exons ATGGCTTCGTCTTCCTCCGATCCCGGAAAGTCTGCGGAGACCTCAGAAGCTCTGGCGGCGGCGAACGATCAGCTTTTACTGTACAGAGGATTGAAGAAAGCGAAGAAAGAAAGAGGATGTACTGCCAAAGAACGAATCAGTAAAATGCCTCCGTGTGCCGCCGGTAAACGTAGCTCCATCTACCGTGGTGTCACTAG GCATAGATGGACTGGTCGTTATGAAGCGCATCTTTGGGATAAAAGTACATGGAACCAAAATCAGAATAAGAAAGGAAAGCAAG TTTACTTGG GGGCGTATGATGATGAGGAAGCAGCGGCTAGAGCGTATGACCTTGCTGCTCTGAAATATTGGGGTCCTGGGACTCTCATTAATTTCCCA GTGACTGATTATACAAGAGATCTCGAAGAAATGCAGAACGTTTCGAGAGAAGAATACCTTGCGTCTTTGCGTCG GAAGAGCAGTGGTTTTTCAAGAGGACTAGCAAAATATCGTGGACTCTCCAG TCGATGGGATCCATCATATGGCCGAATGACTGGATCGGATTACCTCAGTAGTATGCATTATG GGGATGATTCAGCTGCAGAAAGTGAATATGTTAGTGGTTTCTGCATAGAAAGAAAGTTTGATTTAACAAATCACATAAAATGGTGGGGATCTAACAAGAATCGACAACCTGATGCTGGAACAAAACATGGTTTTGCTGTAGATATTTACAGTGAACTGAAAACATTGGAACAGAAAGTCCAACCAACAGAACCATACAAGATGCCAGAGTTGGGCCGGCTCCACAATGAGAAAAAGCATAAAAGTTCTTCGATCTCTGCCTTAAGTATATTGTCGCAGTCTGCTGCTTACAAGAGCATGCAAGAGAAAGCGGCAAAAAGACAAGAAAATAGCATTGATAATGATGAgaatgaaaacaaaaatatagTCAATGAGTTGGATCGTGGGAAGGCGGTAGAGAAACCCTCTAATCACGATAGTGGCAATGATCGACTTGACATTGCAATGGGAATGAGTGGGGCGTTGTCTCTTCAAAGAAATGTTTATCCATTGATGCCATTCTTGTCTGCACCACTTTTGACAGCCTACAACACTGTTGATCCACTGGTAGATCCTGTTCTTTGGACATCTCTCATTCCTATGCTTCCTGCTGGCCTTTCTCGTACAGCTGAG
- the LOC127126337 gene encoding AP2-like ethylene-responsive transcription factor At2g41710 isoform X1, giving the protein MASSSSDPGKSAETSEALAAANDQLLLYRGLKKAKKERGCTAKERISKMPPCAAGKRSSIYRGVTRHRWTGRYEAHLWDKSTWNQNQNKKGKQVYLGAYDDEEAAARAYDLAALKYWGPGTLINFPVTDYTRDLEEMQNVSREEYLASLRRKSSGFSRGLAKYRGLSSRWDPSYGRMTGSDYLSSMHYGAGDDSAAESEYVSGFCIERKFDLTNHIKWWGSNKNRQPDAGTKHGFAVDIYSELKTLEQKVQPTEPYKMPELGRLHNEKKHKSSSISALSILSQSAAYKSMQEKAAKRQENSIDNDENENKNIVNELDRGKAVEKPSNHDSGNDRLDIAMGMSGALSLQRNVYPLMPFLSAPLLTAYNTVDPLVDPVLWTSLIPMLPAGLSRTAEVTKTETDSTYTMFQSEE; this is encoded by the exons ATGGCTTCGTCTTCCTCCGATCCCGGAAAGTCTGCGGAGACCTCAGAAGCTCTGGCGGCGGCGAACGATCAGCTTTTACTGTACAGAGGATTGAAGAAAGCGAAGAAAGAAAGAGGATGTACTGCCAAAGAACGAATCAGTAAAATGCCTCCGTGTGCCGCCGGTAAACGTAGCTCCATCTACCGTGGTGTCACTAG GCATAGATGGACTGGTCGTTATGAAGCGCATCTTTGGGATAAAAGTACATGGAACCAAAATCAGAATAAGAAAGGAAAGCAAG TTTACTTGG GGGCGTATGATGATGAGGAAGCAGCGGCTAGAGCGTATGACCTTGCTGCTCTGAAATATTGGGGTCCTGGGACTCTCATTAATTTCCCA GTGACTGATTATACAAGAGATCTCGAAGAAATGCAGAACGTTTCGAGAGAAGAATACCTTGCGTCTTTGCGTCG GAAGAGCAGTGGTTTTTCAAGAGGACTAGCAAAATATCGTGGACTCTCCAG TCGATGGGATCCATCATATGGCCGAATGACTGGATCGGATTACCTCAGTAGTATGCATTATG GTGCAGGGGATGATTCAGCTGCAGAAAGTGAATATGTTAGTGGTTTCTGCATAGAAAGAAAGTTTGATTTAACAAATCACATAAAATGGTGGGGATCTAACAAGAATCGACAACCTGATGCTGGAACAAAACATGGTTTTGCTGTAGATATTTACAGTGAACTGAAAACATTGGAACAGAAAGTCCAACCAACAGAACCATACAAGATGCCAGAGTTGGGCCGGCTCCACAATGAGAAAAAGCATAAAAGTTCTTCGATCTCTGCCTTAAGTATATTGTCGCAGTCTGCTGCTTACAAGAGCATGCAAGAGAAAGCGGCAAAAAGACAAGAAAATAGCATTGATAATGATGAgaatgaaaacaaaaatatagTCAATGAGTTGGATCGTGGGAAGGCGGTAGAGAAACCCTCTAATCACGATAGTGGCAATGATCGACTTGACATTGCAATGGGAATGAGTGGGGCGTTGTCTCTTCAAAGAAATGTTTATCCATTGATGCCATTCTTGTCTGCACCACTTTTGACAGCCTACAACACTGTTGATCCACTGGTAGATCCTGTTCTTTGGACATCTCTCATTCCTATGCTTCCTGCTGGCCTTTCTCGTACAGCTGAG